The Halobellus sp. MBLA0158 genome has a window encoding:
- a CDS encoding BGTF surface domain-containing protein, protein MRSRFARVLLAAVVLTSVLAPAVFATPAAADPSVAIEYEGDRVTVASGPSQVIRGTADAPTGTEILVRVRSTGDTSPAFLKSESAVVTDDGTWAVAFNFSDIGAGGTIALTARFEDGSAETSVDGEIVACEGDCADSTPDATPTPIPEQTATPTRTDGADSPVAFGENIFLVNRGGVAAIPVSFTGDANAAVIVVGNETKVNYELDAVVRDEDGDGEAVLYVDTSLAGRGGETVSVSGGDTVDVRSETSLDAMLDPASYDVSLYAGTERDDPVDVGSLVVQEQSSQTPTSTPAEIDESDVASPDGDGLGPLALGGLVSGAFLVGGAALAAVLLRG, encoded by the coding sequence ATGCGTAGCCGATTCGCCCGCGTGCTCCTGGCCGCGGTCGTGCTGACGAGCGTTCTCGCGCCCGCCGTCTTCGCGACCCCAGCCGCCGCCGATCCCAGCGTCGCGATCGAGTACGAGGGCGACCGAGTGACGGTCGCCAGCGGGCCCTCGCAGGTGATCCGCGGGACGGCGGACGCGCCGACCGGCACGGAGATCCTCGTGCGGGTCCGCTCGACCGGCGACACCTCGCCCGCGTTCCTCAAATCCGAGTCAGCGGTCGTGACCGACGACGGCACCTGGGCGGTCGCGTTCAACTTCTCGGACATCGGCGCGGGCGGCACGATCGCCCTCACCGCGCGCTTCGAGGACGGCTCGGCCGAGACGAGCGTCGACGGCGAGATCGTCGCCTGCGAGGGCGACTGCGCCGACAGCACCCCCGACGCGACGCCGACGCCGATCCCCGAGCAGACGGCGACGCCGACCCGGACCGACGGGGCCGATTCGCCCGTCGCCTTCGGCGAGAACATCTTCCTCGTGAACCGCGGCGGCGTCGCGGCGATCCCGGTCTCGTTCACCGGCGACGCGAACGCGGCCGTGATTGTCGTCGGCAACGAGACCAAGGTCAACTACGAACTCGACGCCGTCGTCCGCGACGAGGACGGCGACGGCGAGGCGGTCCTCTACGTCGACACGTCGCTGGCGGGGCGCGGCGGCGAGACGGTAAGCGTCTCCGGCGGCGACACCGTCGACGTGCGCTCGGAGACGTCGCTGGACGCGATGCTCGATCCCGCGAGCTACGACGTCTCGCTGTACGCCGGTACAGAGAGGGACGACCCGGTCGACGTGGGGAGCCTCGTCGTGCAGGAACAGTCGTCGCAGACGCCGACGAGCACGCCCGCGGAGATCGACGAGAGCGACGTGGCCTCACCCGACGGCGACGGACTCGGCCCGCTCGCGCTCGGCGGCCTCGTCAGCGGGGCCTTCCTCGTCGGCGGCGCGGCGCTGGCGGCAGTGCTGCTACGCGGGTGA
- a CDS encoding NAD(P)/FAD-dependent oxidoreductase yields MVDVAIVGGGPAGLSAALFAAKNDLDTVVFDTDESWMHKAHLFNYPGIRSISGDEFLVVARGQAEDRGASLQDAEVTGVEQADEEFVVSTDDDEYVADYVVLATGGNRDLAEDLGCDFTDEDVVDVNLDMETSVEGVYATGAMGRAEKWQAAIAAGDGAAAVLDILSKEKGEYYHDFDMPSDVPEL; encoded by the coding sequence ATGGTAGACGTAGCAATCGTCGGCGGCGGACCCGCCGGACTGAGCGCGGCGCTGTTCGCCGCGAAGAACGACCTCGACACCGTCGTGTTCGACACCGACGAGTCGTGGATGCACAAAGCACACCTGTTCAACTATCCCGGCATCCGGAGCATCAGCGGCGACGAGTTCCTCGTCGTCGCCCGCGGACAGGCCGAAGACCGGGGCGCGTCCCTTCAGGATGCCGAGGTCACGGGCGTCGAGCAGGCAGATGAGGAGTTCGTCGTCTCCACCGACGACGACGAGTACGTGGCCGACTACGTCGTCCTCGCGACGGGCGGCAACCGCGATCTCGCGGAGGACCTCGGCTGCGACTTCACAGACGAGGACGTCGTCGACGTGAACCTCGACATGGAGACCTCCGTCGAAGGCGTCTACGCGACGGGCGCGATGGGCCGCGCCGAGAAGTGGCAGGCGGCCATCGCGGCCGGCGACGGCGCGGCCGCGGTCCTCGACATCCTCTCGAAGGAGAAGGGCGAGTACTACCACGACTTCGATATGCCGTCGGACGTCCCCGAACTGTAA